aaggtgaaataaaaataaataaaataaattatcatgcactacttttgaccagggcccattatcatgcactacttttgtccagggcccattatcatgcactacttttgaccagggcccattatcatgcactacttttgaccaggcccatTATCGTGCGTTACTTTCGACTCTGACACATTAGCCTCTGGTCAAAAGCAATACACTATATAccatagtcaaaagtagtgcattatataccctagacaaaagtagtgcatgataatgggccctggtcaaaagtagtgcactctaaagggaatagtgtgccaaaTGGAATATAGTGTGATAAGTTCATACCTCTTTTCTATGAAGAAAGGTTGATTTATATGAAGTCTCTTAAGAAGCCCTTCTTCCATTCCCAAAGAGTATGTTACACATGCCTACACCTGCCTGATTACCTCAGAGGCTTTTTTTCAAAACGGAATGGGGTGTATGCTCAAACGCTACCCCCCAACCAGAGCACTCCATTCTGCCAACTCTGGtatcttggccctcccacccctacgggagagcagctcccgctcagcccagtccaagatCTTCTCTGTCATGGCACCCCAGTGGTGAAACTTGCTTCCCCCTGAAGATAGAACAGAAGAGTCCCTGACtatcttctgaaaacatctgaaaccgtACCTCTTCAAAGGGTATCTTAAAGAATCCCCCAGCATCCCCCTTcctcacacccccacccctcacaccccctcatcacaccccctcctcacacccccacccctcacaccccctcctcacacccccacccctcacaccccctcctcgcaccccctcctcacacccccacccccccctcacaccccctcctcaccccctcctcacacccccaccccccacccctcacaccccctcctcacacccccacccctcacacccccacccctcacaccccctcctcacacccccacccctcacaccccctcctcacacccccacccctcacacccccacccctcacacCCCCTCCTCGCACCCCCTCCTCACACCCCCACCgctcacacccccacccctcacaccccctcctcacaccccctcctcacaccctcacccctctcctcacaccccctcctcacaccccctcctcacacccccacccctcacacccctcctcacacccccacccctcacccccacccctcacaACCCTcctcacacccccacccctcacaccccctcctcacacccccacccctcacaccccctcctcacaccccctcctcacactccctcctcacacccccacccctcacacccctccacacacccCCTCCTCACTCAaatttaaaatgtaaatgtacccaaCCGCATTTGGAATACAGAACCCTGCTTCACAATATGGCCACTGAAATGCAGAACTATTTTAATGACCATGAGCTTCAACCTCTCAGAAGGACCACATGACTACACACCACATAACGTCATGTCCATACCTCACAAGACAAAGGAACAACACAAGCCTTATTTGAACATGTTTACTAAGAAGCATACATCAAGCCAGGTCTAAATAAGGACACTGAAATGTCTCATACCCAAATAAAGTTTGGTACCATCACATACTCAGAGACTGTAAAGTTGAAAGAAGCCGATTATTTACTCAAACGTCCCTAAACTACTGCCACCATCTAGTGGTGAAATATAAACATTGCAGGTGCTCCATCTCCTGACTGACAGCAGTCTTAGGGACGCTGTTAGAAATGAAAGAAAAAGCGAGACATTTCATTGGTTACTTTTATCTGGACCATATATAGTCAACGAACTaagtagaccagacccagctgctatcTCATTGGTGCCTATGGGAGAACCACCCCTTAAGTGGACAGGAACTGTGACATTTTTCTTCAGTGGTAAACGGCCTTTATGGGATATCTTAATTCATCCACCATCTTTGGATTGtgtgacacgcacacacacgaacacaaacACTCACGCACCAACACACaagaacacaaacacaaacacgcacgcacgcaccaacacacagaatacacacacacgtgtgtagtTGAATTAGCCCATAAGGGGAAGTGGGAATAGTTGAAGTTGTTTGGGTCTCTTCTGCTTTTTAACATTTACTTCCTGAACACAGGAGGCTGCAGAAGGCAGAGCAGGTCATAATAATCCAGCTGCCCTGTGTGTCACAGCTGTGCAGGTGGTCAAACCTGAAACACCTGACTACAGAGAGGAAAGAGCACCAGCTGAGACCTCGCAACACTGCCGCACGCAAAGGCACAGAGAGGAAGGAGTACCAGCTGAGACCTCCCAACACTGCCGCACGCAAAGGCTCAGAGAGGAAGGAGCACCAGCTGAGACCTCCCAACACTGCCGCATGCAAAGGCACAGAGAGGAAGGAGTACCAGCTGAGACCTCCCAACACTGCCGCACGCAAAGGCACAGAGAGGAAGGAGCACCAGCTGAGACCTCCCAACACTGCCGCACGCAAAGGCACAGAGAGGAAGGAGCACCAGCTGAGACCTCCCAACACTGCCGCATGCAAaggcacagagagaggacagacagacacaggtctGTTGGCACAGAGGTACTATGAGCCAGTGTAATGAGCAGGTTAAGTGGAGGAGGGCTTTGTTGGCTCAGAGGTACTATGACACAGTGACAAAGCCGTGGGTCTCTTTTGTCCTCCCCGTGCCTCAAGAACCAGAAACAATGACTAAAATCAGATAATGAGCCAGTGTTCCTCTGTAATGAGCAGGTTAAGTGGAAGAGGGCTTTGTTGGCTCAGAGGTACAGTGCACACAGTTGATCGGGAGGTCCACGGGATGAACTGTGGCTGAACCATAGGGGGCAAGGGTCATGAACGGGCCAAGGCATTTAAACTGAGTATGGATGGAGGGAGGTGTGAAAGACTGAGAAAACCCTTGAAACTGGGATTCTGCATGACATTATACTGATGGTGGTTATGGTGCATTGTGGTACTAGAGCAACTGGTGATTATCCAATAGGCAACGATAGATATCTGCATTACATCATCGTTGTTGACGATTTCTCTGTGTCTGATGGAAGTGGGGATGATGTCATGTACATCTGTGTCATGCAGTACACTTCCCTCTGAGCAAGTGGGTGGGTATGAGTGGTCAGAGAGTCTGCACATGGACAAGAGTGGTATCGGAGTGAAAGGTTAGTGAGACTGGGGTTTCTGAGAAGTGAGGGTGTTTCTGTGTGCTCGGAGTCAACCAGAAACACCCTCACTTCCCTCAGGTCACACAGAGTCGGAGGTACAGAGGAGTTATAGGAACCCTGGAAGAGACGTGTGGTTGGAAGAGACTTGTAGTTCCTTTGGCAGAGGTGGATAGCCAGTTTCAATGGCTCGTGTTGGTATAGCTGTTGCGTtttgtcagacacacacacatattcacacactTACCTGCATGAACTCTgacacacacgcactctacaaACACCTCTGCCAGGCATAGACAAGAAACACTTCCTAAACAAACAGCTTTATTTTTTCTCAGCCTTGTAAAcaacttccctcctcctctattctcctctttctccctctctccctctctccctctctccctctctccccctctccctctctccatatctctcagtCAGTGTGGCTGCTGCATTCGCTTTGTGACtcgggaggtgtgtgtgtgacccctgCATTGGTCGCACCTCTCTCCTGTCTGGGGGTGTTGGTTCTCCTCACCTGTAACCTGGGATCAAAACACATCCAACTTTATTTAAAACATATTAATATGTTCTTCAAAAAAATTATTCAATCCAAGCAGTGAAAGTAAATAAATTATGAATTGAGAAAAGTAAAAGTGCTTAAAAATATGTTACAAGCAACAATGATAAAATAATCAAAACATATCAGACTAAATCCTTACTTCTGCATCTTCTTGGTCTCCTCCTGCATGTCGATACAGGCCATAGTGAACATCTTAAACTCCTTGTAGTTCAGGTGCTAAGGGAGACACAGAGGTGTATAGTCTGCTTTGAAGACAAACACATAGAGGGCAACCTAAAGCTGGGTAGTGGAGTCATCGCTGTCTCTGGACAGCTCAGGACGTATCACGGCTTAGAGTAGCATGTCTCTAACTAGAGACATCAAACTGGAAGATCTTACccttgtcaaaggtaatgcactatacagtatagtgAATAGGCttcaaacccagagagagagtcagtgtacCTCGTCTCCGGAGACGTCGAACTCGTAGAAGATCTTATCGAGGGCGTGTCCCTTGAGGTTGAACAGGAAGCCAGAGGCCTGGAACTCGGCGGGGCTGATGGTGCGACCTCCGTCCATGTCCAGCAACTCAAACACCGGCCTGGAGTGACGGAAGATGAAGTTCTTCTCCACGTGGTACTGgaagagatcacacacacacacacgcacgcacacacacacacacacgcacgcacgcacgcacacacacacgcacgcacacacacgcacgcacgcacgcacgcaagcacacacacgcacgcacgcaagcacacacgcacacgcacgcaagcacacgcacacacacacgcacgcacacacacacacacacacacacacgcacgcacgcacacacatgcacacacacacactcacgtgcacgcgcacgcacacgcacgcacgcacgcacacacacacacacacacacacacacacacacacacacacacacacacacacacacacacacacacacacacacacacacacacacattcaagccagcagcataccactatgcatcccactgctggctggcctgtgaagctaagcagggttggtcctgttTTGACCCttgatgggagaccagatgctactGGAAGTGGTATAGGATGCACTCTTTCTTCTGGTCAATTTTTTtacatcccaatgccccagggcagtgattggggacattggtCTTTCTTTTGTAAGGTCTTTCGGATGGTATGTTAAACagatgtcctgactctctgtggtcactaaagatcccatggcacttattataagagtaggggtgttaaccctggtgtcctggttaaattcccaatctggccttcaAACCATTATGGTCACCTATTCATCCCCAGCtaacaattggctcattcatccccccacccctctcattTAACTAtttcccaggttgttgctgtaaataagaatttctatGAAACCTATGTTTTCTGGTCAACATTGAATCATGGCTGTAAAAAGCCTGTTGTTATATTTGTAAACGTGACTGTAATTGTCTAATGAGATATGAAAGGGGAAGCAGGTTGTGATCAAGGGATTTTCATCTCCTTGCCAGATATGAGAAGTTGTTTCCCCATGATAAACATGACCAACAGATAATGGACTTTAATGACCTTCAGTTTGACCACAAGGTTCTGACATACAAGCTCTATTCTCCTGACCACAAGGTTCTGTAGTAACCGATATGACATAATATAGTTCAATGCTGGAAGacaaatatacacacaacacacacacactgtcacgttctgtccatcgttcgtctgtgttttccttgttttagtgttggtcaggacgtgagctgggtgggcattctatgttgtgtgtctggtttgtctatttctatgtttggcctgatatggttctcaatcagaggcaggtgttagtcattgtctctgattgggaaccatatttaggtagcctgttttgtgttgggttttgtgggtgattgttcctgtctctgtgtttgcaacagataggactgtttaggttttcacttttcataTATAGTTGCCTTTATTAAAAACacgaataaccaccacgctgcattttggtccgcctctgtttcaccagaagaaaacccttacacacacacacacacacacacacacacacacacacacacacacacacacacacacacacacacacacacacacacacacacacacacacacacacacacacacacacacacacacacacacacacacacacacacacacacacacacagagaggggagagagagaggaacactacCTCGCTGCAGAGCAGGATGCAGACCAGCATGTAGAACTGTTCGAAGGCGATCTCTCCGCCGGCGTTCCAGTCTAGCATGTCAAAGGTCATCATGATCTCCTTTTTCTTCAGGTCAGTCACATGGTGCATGAAGTGGTAGAACTGGATGTCTGCAAGAAGAAGAGCcacttagcctactgtttgtTGCTTTAATAGAGTTGGTGGAAAAACATTTTAATAACCAACATGATTTTCTTTTGTCAGGTTACACCCCATACACGTTATGAGGACACAAATGACCTGGATGTCTATGAATACATTGATACACATTTGAATGTTTTTACCAATGTTTTTCTGTCATGTTACTCTTGCCACATTACTCACACAAATCTAAGTACCTGAATGAACTCAGGAATACTTAGACATAAATCCAAAATCTACCATTCAGAGTGTTCCTGTTGTGGACATCCAGTAGTTTGAAGTAATCAGACAGTATTTTGGCGTTGCGCAGGGAGAGAAGACAGTAGACACTGTCAAAGTCCAGATAATTTAAAAGAGCTCCTTTCTTTAGCTTCATCTTGGCTCACTGACTGACCACTACAGAAGTGCTGTCCCTCTCAGCTCTACCTGACACTGAATGACCACTACAGAAGTGCTGTCCCTCTCAGCTCTACCTGACACTGACTGACCACTACAGAAGTGCTGTCCCTCTCAGCTCTACCTGACACTGAATGACCACTACAGAAGTGCTGTCCCTCTCAGCTCTACCTGACACTGACTGACCACTACAGAAGTGCTGTCCCTCTCAGCTCTACCTGACACTGAATGACCACTACAGAAGTGCTGTCCCTCTCAGCTCTACCTGACACTGAATGACCACTACAGAAGTGCTGTCACTCTCAGCTCTACCTGACACTGAATGACCACTACAGAAGTGCTGTCCCTCTCAGATCTACCTGACACTGAATGACCACTACAGAAGTGCTGTCCCTCTCAGCTCTACCTGACACTGACTGACCACTACAGAAGTGCTGTCCCTCTCAGCTCTACCTGACACTGAATGACCACTACAGAAGTGCTGTCACTCTCAGCTCTACCTGACACTGACTGACCACTACAGAAGTGCTGTCACTCTCAGCTCTACCTGACACTGAATGACCACTACAGAAGTGCTGTCCCTCTCAGCTCTACCTGACACTGAATGACCACTACAGAAGTGATGTCCCTCTCAGCTCTACCTGACACTGAATGACCACTACAGAAGTGCTGTCCCTCTCAGCTCTACCTGACACTGAATGACCACTACAGAAGTGCTGTCCCTCTCAGCTCTACCTGACACTGAATGACCACTACAGAAGTGCTGTCACTCTCAGCTCTACCTGACACTGAATGACCACTACAGAAGTGCTGTCACTCTCAGCTCTACCTGACACTGAATGACCACTACAGAAGTGCTGTCCCTCTCAGCTCTACCTGACACTGACTGACCACTACAGAAGTGATGTCCCTCTCAGCTCTACCTGACACTGAATGACCACTACAGAAGTGCTGTCACTCTCAGCTCTACCTGACACTGACATCACAATGGTTCACCGTTGAATTTGATGTTCTATTACAGATTCTACATTCTATTGATAGAATTGTAACATGAATGATAAACTCATTTAGTATCGTTTTAATTGAATAATCATTACATATTATTTTGACAGTATATGACAACTTTCCAGTCTTTGCCATAATATCTTTGACATTTGTGTCACTACACTGAAAAGACAGTGATTCACTTGACTAATTCAAAGGTCTAAAACTGTACTGCACACTGTCAGGGAATTCCAATATTAGTTACACTACCTCATGTGTGAGGAAAGTAGACAACAACCTCTTAGTTGTATTGTTGTTCTACCTTTCACATAACTGAAAAGGTGCATCATCacagtgtgacgaccctcccactctgtttgCCAAATTCTTTTTGCTCTTATTCCgttatctccacgttgtttccCTCTATGTAACGGGCTACGAGCCAGTTCGTGACAACAGACAAACATGTCTCAAAGAAAGTGAACCTTCGTTACATAATTTCATTCCCTCAGTCCTTTCAGGGTCACATCAACTAAATTATTACATTCTCTGAGTACTCCTAAATGATAACATTTAAAAAGCAGAGGCTTTTATGAAACCATTTTGCTATGACTGGTGTTTACTGTACAATCACATACCATGTTTACATTTATAACGTTATGGATGAGAAGGATAATAATTGTAATCAAAGTGAAGAGATTGTTTTTGAGGGGGATGGTTGAGGCTACAAGGTAGCCAGCAACCTTACTACCATATTGTCTGAGGTAAGAAATATTTAAAAAGATAACATAACTTAATTACAGTTGTAAAATGTTTAAACAAGTGACTGAAAGTTTCTTTATAGCCTTTAAGCTATTTGACACAGCTTTTTATGTCATATTGCTGGATAATTAGCTACGTTTTTAAGAGCTTTTCAATTGGCATCTCTCCCTGTTTTCAGTCACAGGTGGGGCCTGGATTAGGTGTGAGCAGTGCAGGAGGTGGACTCATGAGTTGTAACGTTACTGGGGATAGCTTTAGCAGAGTATAAGAGTTGCTACTTCAATGTTACAGTGAATGAGTTGTAACGTTACTGGGGATAGCTTTAGCAGAGCATAAGAGTTGCTACTTCAATGTTACAGTGAATGAGTTGTAACGTTACTGGGGATAGCTTTAGCAGAGCATAAGAGTTGCTACTTCAATGTTACAGTGAATGAGTTGTAACGTTACTGGGGATAGCTTTAGCAGAGTATAAGAGTTGTTACTTCAATGTTACAGTGAATGAGTTGTAACGTTACTGGGGATAGCTTTAGCAGAGCATAAGAGTTGCTACTTCAATGTTACAGTGAATGAGTTGTAACGTTACTGGGGATAGCTTTAGCAGAGCATAAGAGTTGCTACTTCAATGTTACAGTGAATGAGTTGTAACTTTACTGGGGATAGCTTTAACAGAGCATAAGAGTTGCTACTTCAATGTTACAGTAAATGAGTTGTAACGTTACTGGGGATAGCTTTAGCAGAGCATAAGAGTTGCTACTTCAATGTTACAGTAAATGAGTTGTAACGTTAGTGGGGATAGCTTTAGCAGAGCATAAGAGTTGCTACTTCAATGTTACAGTAAATGAGTTGTAACGTTACTGGGGATAGCTTTAGCAGAGCATAAGAGTTGCTACTTCAATGTTACAGTGAATGAGTTGTAACGTTAGTGGGGATAGCTTTAGCAGAGCATAAGAGTTGCTACTTCAATGTTACAGTAAATGAGTTGTAACGTTACTGGGGATAGCTTTAGCAGAGCATAAGAGTTGCTACTTCAATGTTACAGTAAATGAGTTGTAACGTTAATGGGGATAGCTTTAGTAGAGCATAAGAGTTGCTACTTCAATGTTACAGTGAATGAGTTGTAACTTTACTGGGGATAGCTTTAGCAGAGCATAAGAGTTGCTACTTCAATGTTACAGTGAATGAGTTGTAACGTTACTGGGGATAGCTTTAGCAGAGCATAAGAGTTGCTACTTCAATGTTATAGTGAATGAGTTGTAACGTTACTGGGGATAGCTTTAGCAGAGCA
This DNA window, taken from Oncorhynchus gorbuscha isolate QuinsamMale2020 ecotype Even-year linkage group LG13, OgorEven_v1.0, whole genome shotgun sequence, encodes the following:
- the LOC123992385 gene encoding EF-hand calcium-binding domain-containing protein 9-like, yielding MKLKKGALLNYLDFDSVYCLLSLRNAKILSDYFKLLDVHNRNTLNDIQFYHFMHHVTDLKKKEIMMTFDMLDWNAGGEIAFEQFYMLVCILLCSEYHVEKNFIFRHSRPVFELLDMDGGRTISPAEFQASGFLFNLKGHALDKIFYEFDVSGDEHLNYKEFKMFTMACIDMQEETKKMQK